A window from Podospora bellae-mahoneyi strain CBS 112042 chromosome 1 map unlocalized CBS112042p_1, whole genome shotgun sequence encodes these proteins:
- a CDS encoding uncharacterized protein (EggNog:ENOG503PE2Y) produces the protein MFTVTSLPKLSLALLIASSTMVASLPPSNKPTLHRRVCYEGETTNLYCYTEEHGGIPQEVSEDDIKYVASYLRSYGRQVRAGRLLTMGPAELGTCDEWTLYQRGSVMVTAKHLNDTANSAVLFEDVATTIDGGVGATDAQKAKAIIGCLSDGGSLGVMVNRTNPMYNSTAYVSNRYTPTGIVIKVVSSGQ, from the coding sequence ATGTTCACTGTCACCAGTCTTCCTAAGTTGAGCCTGGCTCTCCTCATTGCTAGCAGCACCATGGTagcctccctcccacccagcaACAAGCCAACTCTTCATCGGCGTGTCTGCTACGAAGGTGAAACCACCAACCTCTACTGCTACACCGAGGAACACGGCGGCATCCCTCAAGAGGTGTCAGAAGACGATATCAAATATGTTGCCTCCTACCTCCGCTCGTATGGTCGGCAGGTCCGCGCTGGCCGGCTCTTAACAATGGGCCCGGCTGAGCTCGGCACTTGTGACGAATGGACGCTTTACCAACGTGGCTCCGTCATGGTCACGGCCAAGCACCTCAACGATACGGCCAATTCGGCCGTCCTTTTCGAAGATGTCGCCACCACGATCGACGGCGGCGTGGGAGCGACGGATGCTCAAAAGGCGAAAGCCATTATTGGGTGCTTGTCTGACGGTGGCTCGCTGGGTGTCATGGTTAACAGAACCAACCCCATGTATAATTCGACTGCCTATGTCAGCAATCGTTACACGCCCACCGGAATCGTCATCAAGGTTGTGTCGAGCGGCCAGTGA
- a CDS encoding uncharacterized protein (EggNog:ENOG503PZDM), giving the protein MSAPATNRSAEGINALEFLTKRQAVRGDWTCQFFFDGPGHDALRADHAAFNRLFGSPRLTARGGQCYVGRCNGRDFAWCNIASNTRSEYSNQRNLVADTNPYSGINCVYDYMPAYEYYWWGWEGALRFDNSDIRRC; this is encoded by the coding sequence ATGTCTgctccagcaacaaacagAAGCGCCGAGGGCATCAACGCACTTGAATTCCTCACCAAACGACAAGCCGTCAGAGGCGACTGGACGTGCCAATTCTTCTTCGATGGTCCAGGCCATGACGCTCTCAGAGCCGATCACGCAGCCTTCAACAGACTGTTTGGCAGCCCTCGCCTTACCGCTCGTGGCGGACAGTGCTATGTTGGGAGGTGCAACGGACGCGACTTTGCGTGGTGCAACATTGCTTCAAACACACGTTCTGAGTACTCCAATCAGAGGAACCTCGTTGCGGATACAAACCCTTATAGCGGGATCAACTGCGTGTATGACTATATGCCTGCTTATGAGTACTActggtggggatgggagggcgCTTTGCGGTTTGATAACAGTGACATTCGCAGATGCTGA
- a CDS encoding uncharacterized protein (EggNog:ENOG503NXBM; COG:S) — protein MEAYDELLRWASKQGIEVHGIEAKRIPGRGIGIVASKDLKANERLIYVPAASLRTLTTVRPEILKALPPPAPKYKGTPVHALLAAELLLETPTIKKKYAPWHAVVPTRDDILSTLPLAWPTSDHEKLHSLLPYAARAHLTKQKAKFEKDWQLTRDVLLPKLSLSPKGRYSKQEFLYHWLLVNTRTFYHETPATERLTKDDKMALQPVADLLNHSDEGCEVTFDTGCYTISADREYKQGEEVYICYGTHSNDFLMVEYGFCPEENKWDEVCIDEVVLEEMSTARKKWLDGRDFLGKYLIDERNLTGCYRTRVALMLLCTSRGQWERWVDEGEDGGGEVQKMVDRIMVRVLEKYMKRCMEAIGELEGCGPSGEMVLRRWRQIKRLVEKSLEELKVEDN, from the exons ATGGAGGCCTACGACGAACTTCTCCGCTGGGCCAGCAAGCAAGGGATCGAGGTTCACGGTATCGAGGCCAAGAGGATACCCGGCAGAGGAATTGGCATTGTGGCTTCGAAAGACCTGAAG GCCAATGAACGCCTCATATACGTtcccgccgcctccctccgCACCCTCACAACCGTCCGCCCCGAAATCCTCAAggccctccctccaccagcccccAAATACAAAGGAACCCCCGTCCACGCGCTCCTCGCAGCAGAGCTACTCCTCGAgacccccaccatcaagaagaaaTACGCCCCCTGGCACGCCGTGGTCCCAACTCGTGACGATATCCTGTCCACCCTCCCACTAGCCTGGCCAACATCCGACCATGAGAAACTacactccctcctcccctacGCAGCCCGCGCTCACTTGACCAAGCAAAAAGCCAAATTCGAAAAGGACTGGCAGTTGACACGTGATGTCCTCCTTCCAAaactgtctctctctcccaaGGGTCGATATTCCAAGCAGGAGTTCCTGTATCATTGGCTGCTTGTCAACACGAGAACGTTTTACCATGAAACCCCCGCGACGGAGCGGCTGACAAAAGATGACAAGATGGCTCTGCAGCCGGTGGCGGATTTGCTCAATCATTCTGATGAGGGGTGTGAAGTGACGTTTGATACGGGGTGTTATACCATTTCGGCGGATAGGGAGTATAAacagggggaggaggtgtatATTTGCTACGGGACGCACTCGAACGACTTTTTGATGGTGGAATATGGGTTTTGTCCGGAGGAGAATAAGTGGGATGAGGTTTGTATTGATGAGGTGGTCCTGGAAGAAATGTCAACCGCAAGAAAGAAGTGGTTGGACGGGAGGGACTTTTTGGGCAAGTATTTGATTGATGAGAGGAATTTGACGGGGTGTTATAGGACCAGAGTGGCATTGATGCTACTGTGCACGTCGAGGGGTCaatgggagaggtgggttgatgagggagaggatggggggggggaggtgcaAAAAATGGTGGATCGGATTATGGTAAGGGTGTTGGAGAAGTATATGAAAAGGTGTATGGAGGCGattggggagttggagggctGTGGGCCgtcgggggagatggtgttgaggaggtggagacaGATTAAGAGGTTGGTCGAGAAGTCTTTGGAGGAATTAAAGGTTGAGGACAACTAA
- the COQ4 gene encoding Ubiquinone biosynthesis protein (COG:H; EggNog:ENOG503NU03; BUSCO:EOG092643VB) — MEVTLKRSAALARQTTPLLRPLQPVATYPSNNNNNNNTTPQQRRPYSLFSSLTRPPPNYPGHVPLSFVEKTALAIGSGLISLKNPRRGDLIATFAETTSTPYFIYRLRDAMLSSPTGRRILRDRPRITSTSLNLPYLRSLPPNTVGHTYISWLDREGVSPDTRSPVRYIDDEECAYVMQRYRECHDFYHALTGLPVVREGEVALKAFEFANTLLPMTGLSVFSLLGMKKKERERFWGVYGPWAVRNGLRAKEVINVYWEEVLEKDVGELRKELGVEVPADLREMRRREREEKKRREAAARG; from the coding sequence ATGGAGGTGACACTCAAACGATCCGCGGCCCTCGCCCGCCAAaccactcccctcctccgacccCTCCAACCTGTCGCAACctacccctccaacaacaacaacaacaacaacaccaccccccagcaACGCCGCCCATActccctcttttcctccctaacccgcccaccaccaaactacCCAGGCCAtgtccccctctccttcgtCGAGAAAACCGCCCTGGCCATCGGCTCAGgcctcatctccctcaagaACCCCCGCCGAGGCGACCTAATCGCCACCTTCGCCGAGACAACATCGACTCCCTACTTCATCTACCGCCTCCGCGACGCCatgctctcctcccccaccggGCGCCGCATCCTCCGCGACCGCCCCCGCataacctccacctccctcaacctcccctacCTCCGCTCCTTGCCCCCCAACACAGTCGGCCACACGTACATCTCCTGGCTTGACCGCGAGGGCGTCTCCCCCGACACCCGCTCGCCAGTTCGCTACATTGACGACGAGGAATGCGCCTATGTCATGCAGCGATACAGGGAATGTCACGACTTTTACCACGCCTTGACAGGACTCCCCGTTGtgagggagggtgaggtggcgCTAAAGGCGTTCGAGTTTGCGAATACGTTGCTGCCGATGACGGGCCTGAGCGTGTTTAGTCTTctggggatgaagaagaaggaacgGGAGAGGTTCTGGGGCGTGTATGGGCCTTGGGCGGTGAGGAATGGACTGAgggcgaaggaggtgatTAATGTTTATTGGGAGGAGGTTCTCGAGAAGGATGTGGGGGAGCTGAGGAAGGAGTtaggggtggaggtgccggctGATctgagggagatgaggagacgggagagggaggagaagaagagacgggaggcggcggcgagggggtaG
- the NOC4 gene encoding Maturation and nuclear export of 40S ribosomal subunits interacting protein (COG:J; BUSCO:EOG09261RWU; EggNog:ENOG503NUB6), with translation MAAATKEPSSASAGKRKRQENGDKSKKRRKSGGDEGVDLKAQLKQLEAEILESRKHYNNIATLLELAQKNDEDRPTAIAASETLCRVFVRLLAMGCLVERREASEKDATVTKWLRERLADFREVLLHMFNNEKLALPALLLAMSLLKVEAQHLDGRDQPAFPRYFFTQVIYFIIQSPVEKLREEFTEKFIDEFDDIRFYTFAAISEFLRDPSADLDETVRAIIFNLLLNIDDVPSSNKDLDTFYIEPPTTKKRHPVRSLSQHKSQAQDAWLALMQLGLSKDQRKKILSVMSNSIAPWFTNPELLMDFLTDCYNAGGSISLLALSGVFYLIQERNLDYPEFYTKLYSLLDADMLHSKHRSRFLRLLDTFLGSSHLPAVMVASFIKKLARLALNAPPSAIVAIVPWFYNLFKKHPLTTFMMHRVPRTEEEKQKIEEGGVEDVFLAWERDPMETRAIESCLWEVVQLQGHWHPNVATIAKIISEQFTKQAYNVEDFLDHSYGSLFEAEMGKEIKKPPVVEFMIPKRVFTKVTEEEEKQGLKDSLVVGLWDFGTA, from the exons ATGGCAGCAGCTACAAAGGAAccgtcgtcggcctcggccGGGAAGAGGAAGCGTCAAGAGAATGGAGATAAGAGCAAGAAACGGAGGAAATccggcggcgacgagggTGTCGATCTCAAGGCCCAACTCAAACAGCTCGAAGCCGAGATCCTCGAGTCCAGAAAACACTACAACAACATCGCTACTCTCCTCGAACTTGCGCAAAAGAACGACGAGGATCGTcccaccgccatcgccgcctcgGAGACACTATGCCGCGTCTTCGTACGGTTACTTGCCATGGGCTGCTTGGTGGAGAGAAGGGAAGCGTCAGAGAAGGATGCAACAGTCACAAAATGGCTTCGGGAGCGCCTAGCAGACTTTAGAGAAGTCTTGTTACACATGTTCAACAATGAGAAGTTGGCACTCCCAGCTttgttgttggccatgtCTCTCCTCAAAGTCGAAGCTCAGCACCTTGACGGCCGGGACCAACCCGCCTTCCCACGATACTTCTTCACCCAAGTCATATACTTCATCATCCAGTCACCAGTCGAGAAACTACGGGAAGAGTTTACCGAGAAGTTCATCGACGAGTTTGACGACATTAGATTCTACACCTTCGCAGCCATCAGTGAATTCCTTAGAGACCCCTCCGCCGACCTCGACGAAACAGTCCGCGCCATaatcttcaacctcctcctcaacatcgaTGAtgtcccctcctccaacaaagaTCTCGACACCTTCTACATCgaacccccaaccaccaagaaaAGGCACCCCGtccgctccctctcccaacacAAAAGTCAAGCCCAAGACGCCTGGCTAGCCCTGATGCAACTCGGTCTGAGCAAAGACCAGCGCAAGAAGATCCTCAGCGTCATGTCCAACTCTATCGCGCCCTGGTTCACCAATCCAGAACTCCTGATGGATTTCCTAACAGACTGCTACAACGCCGGCGGGTCCATCTCTCTACTGGCCCTCTCTGGTGTCTTTTACCTCATCCAGGAACGAAACCTCGATTACCCAGAGTTTTACACCAAGCTCTACTCCCTGCTAGACGCAGACATGCTCCACTCCAAGCACCGCTCCCGCTTTTTGCGGTTGCTTGATACCTTCCTCGGCTCATCACATTTGCCAGCGGTAATGGTGGCAAGTTTTATCAAGAAGCTGGCCAGGTTGGCACTCAACGCGCCCCCGAGTGCGATTGTGGCTATTGTGCCTTGGTTTTACAACTTGTTCAAGAAGCACCCCCTGACAACATTCATGATGCACAGGGTGCcgaggacggaggaggagaagcagaagattgaggagggaggggtggaggatgtgttTTTGGCTTGGGAGAGGGATCCGATGGAGACGAGGGCGATTGAGAGTTGTctttgggaggtggtgcagcTGCAGGGGCATTGGCATCCGAATGTGGCGACGATTGCGAAGATTATCAGTGAGCAGTTTACCAAGCAGGCGTACAATGTGGAGGACTTTTTGGATCATAGTTATGGGAGT TTGTTCGAGGCGGAGATGGgcaaggagatcaagaagccgccggtggtggagtttaTGATCCCGAAGAGGGTGTTTACAAAAGttacggaggaggaggagaaacaGGGGCTGAAGGAttcgctggtggtggggttgtgggaTTTTGGGACGGCGTAG
- the ATP4 gene encoding atp4 subunit B of the stator stalk of mitochondrial F1F0 ATP synthase (EggNog:ENOG503P03P; COG:C; BUSCO:EOG09264PE5): MASRLARSALGAARLRPSIAPRALPALSTAIAARNSSGVPAQDPKSKAQSLIDALPGSNLLSKSAILSSFTGLSIYALSNEYYVVNEETVVAFCLLSVWAALIKFGGPAYKEWAEGQNKKILDILNSARADHTQAVKTRIEDVQQMSGVIDVTKSLFAVSKETAKLEAEAYELEQRTALAAEAKTVLDSWVRYESQVKQRQQKELAATIIAKVQKELENPKTLQQILQQSVADVEKIVSAKQ, from the exons ATGGCCTCCCGCTTGGCGAGAAGTGCTCTCG GGGCTGCCCGTCTCCGGCCTAGCATCGCTCCCCGCGCTCTGCCCGCCCTCTCGACCGCCATCGCGGCGCGCAACAGCTCGGGTGTTCCCGCCCAGGACCCCAAGTCCAAGGCCCAGTCCCTCATCGATGCGCTTCCCGgcagcaacctcctctccaagtCGGCCATCCTCTCGTCCTTCACCGGCCTCTCGATCTATGCCCTGAGCAACGAGTACTATGTCGTCAACGAGGAGACCGTCGTCGCCTTCTGCCTTCTCAGCGTCTGGGCTGCCCTGATCAAGTTCGGCGGTCCCGCTTACAAGGAGTGGGCTGAGGGTCAGAACAAGAAGATCCTCGATATCCTTAACTCGGCCCGCGCCGACCACACCCAGGCCGTCAAGACCCGCATCGAGGACGTCCAGCAGATGTCCGGCGTCATTGACGTCACCAAGAGCCTCTTCGCCGTCTCAAAG GAGACTGCCAAGCTCGAGGCTGAGGCTTATGAGCTCGAGCAGCGCACTGcccttgctgctgaggccaAGACCGTTCTCGACTCGTGGGTGCGTTACGAGAGCCAGGTCAAGCAGCGCCAGCAGAAGGAGCTTGCtgccaccatcatcgccaaggTCCAGAAGGAGCTTGAGAATCCCAAGACCCTCCAGCAGATTCTCCAGCAGAGCGTTGCCGATGTTGAGA AGATCGTTTCCGCCAAGCAATAA
- a CDS encoding uncharacterized protein (COG:H; EggNog:ENOG503P5PQ), which yields MRPGPFAAGRLKIPPAAKPFKPSEVEEPSATVVETDKADIEEHKQPTSQTTDHDENIKEAEVRVAPTDQEVQEQDVVAESNRILSRIAMWDQQEQAVPESTPVPADDLAPSEHIHVMGLDPVGRYITHILASCDHIPPVRYVMHTPGVHNVFKQNDRKLTLYRGDQMITTNRIIAVNFNQGGDYTSPKQYALPSLISNLIITTPAADIVRILEPIKHRLDHRSTIVLINDGLGVVEDLIKTYYPSSITRPTFILGQFTGKLGYTGEQFSVEEVELGRLRMSIYPQQIQQSGVRIVRHPPIEHTLKPTRLLRTLTAIPDLRAAGFPMDDFFKKALPTIVFRSIVDPLTVVLDSTYDKLPKNAYARLVMDQLLSELCGVISRLPEVRDSPDFSRLTVIQRLRKEIYHKLVRQQTSSSRMRSNVARGWATDIDYQTGYFVERGRQLGLRVENLNSLIAEVKAKQKIQMDRQNMQIPFQL from the coding sequence ATGCGGCCCGGCCCTTTCGCCGCGGGAAGACTGAAAATACCTCCAGCAGCGAAGCCTTTCAAACCGAgcgaggtggaggaaccCTCTGCAACTGTTGTCGAAACGGATAAGGCCGACATTGAGGaacacaaacaaccaacTAGCCAGACAACCGACCATGATGAGAACATaaaggaggccgaggttAGAGTGGCACCTACGGATCAAGAGGTCCAAGAACAAGACGTGGTAGCAGAGTCGAACCGAATCCTATCTCGAATAGCGATGTGGgaccaacaagaacaagccgTGCCGGAATCTACGCCTGTGCCGGCAGACGATCTCGCACCGTCAGAACACATCCATGTTATGGGACTTGACCCTGTTGGCCGCTACATCACGCATATTTTGGCCAGCTGCGACCACATCCCTCCGGTGCGCTATGTGATGCACACCCCTGGTGTACACAATGTTTTCAAGCAGAATGATCGAAAGTTGACGCTTTACCGTGGCGATCAGATGATCACCACCAATCGGATTATCGCTGTGAATTTCAACCAAGGCGGCGATTATACGAGTCCGAAGCAATATGCGCTACCAAGCCTCATCAGTAATCTGATAATCACCACTCCAGCCGCTGACATTGTTCGGATTTTGGAGCCGATCAAGCACAGGCTCGATCACAGGTCCACCATTGTCCTGATTAATGATGGCTTGGGTGTCGTCGAGGACCTCATCAAGACGTATTATCCTTCGTCCATTACTCGCCCAACCTTTATTCTTGGACAATTCACTGGAAAGTTGGGCTATACGGGCGAGCAATTCTCGGTGGAGGAAGTCGAGCTGGGCAGACTTCGCATGTCAATTTACCCCCAGCAGATTCAGCAGTCTGGTGTTCGCATCGTTCGCCACCCGCCGATCGAGCACACGTTGAAGCCAACGCGCCTCCTGAGGACACTGACTGCGATACCCGACTTGCGGGCGGCAGGTTTCCCCATGGATGACTTCTTCAAGAAGGCGTTGCCAACCATTGTCTTTCGATCCATTGTGGACCCTCTGACGGTTGTTCTCGACAGCACCTACGATAAGCTGCCGAAGAATGCGTACGCGAGGCTGGTCATGGACCAGCTTCTTAGTGAGCTCTGTGGGGTAATCTCCAGACTCCCAGAGGTCAGAGACTCTCCAGACTTCTCTCGGTTGACTGTCATAcagaggttgaggaaggagattTATCACAAGCTGGTGAGACAGCAGACTTCCAGCTCGAGGATGCGGTCGAATGTGGCTCGGGGCTGGGCTACCGATATCGATTACCAGACAGGCTACTTTGTCGAGCGTGGTCGGCAGCTGGGGTTGCGGGTCGAGAATCTCAACTCGCTCATTGCCGAGGTCAAGGCCAAGCAAAAGATCCAGATGGACAGGCAGAACATGCAGATACCTTTCCAACTGTGA
- a CDS encoding uncharacterized protein (BUSCO:EOG09265HEP; COG:D; EggNog:ENOG503P4UU), with amino-acid sequence MEDAELEKIRKARLEQLKSQGGGPSSLGKAGGGGNAGPSKEAEAEARKSILNQILHPEAADRLGRIRLVKEQRATDVENRLIMLAQTGQLRSKVTEEQLKELLNAVADTEKEEKIVVARRKGWEDDDDDLFDL; translated from the exons ATGGAAGACGCCGAGCTCGAAAAG ATCCGCAAGGCTCGCCTCGAACAGCTCAAATCCCAAGGCGgcggcccctcctccctcggaaaagctggcggtggtggtaatgcAGGTCCCAGCaaagaagccgaagccgaagcccGCAAgtccatcctcaaccagaTCCTTCACCCCGAAGCGGCCGACCGGCTGGGACGAATCAGACTAGTCAAAGAGCAGCGCGCGACCGACGTCGAGAACAGGCTCATCATGCTCGCTCAGACGGGGCAGTTGCGGTCCAAGGTGACGGAAGAACAATTGAAGGAGCTGTTGAATGCGGTGGCGGAcacggagaaggaggagaagattgttgttgcgaggaggaaggggtgggaggatgatgatgatgatttgttTGATCTTTAA
- a CDS encoding uncharacterized protein (EggNog:ENOG503P9CS) translates to MSSNFKPYWVKANSQTPAAPDALVVYIVAKLGLNGTGQHYPLAVVKREGGLVDLDGVQGRDVLSAILGAVTVFSDPSNHIGIQSELSLAAQFYQDPRNGLHRTELSNTPTWMRQSISPQWECGVREFPFISTCLVLGVAFDRERGVGLSVLPAPLGTMFSNTNMEYAMAVVDITDLNAIRYGIIAFRSTVMIHVSERPREVDEYNDWGDSDPSGPRELRLEENRTREPLSAAGYLTKFEYEACDDLVKKLDEVELIDPTVLDLIWPLTTAALPALSLFPAEKDAELTALIDALLESQNLDMISETLLTQLTGTAHTKFILRQHLEKRSQDIGHLPKTGQLLGLAFTNELHLDLASFNKLSSLSVIAALETTPAPPVSLSLNVDTLHDSSTTIIDALLTRPTLKSLYLLQSPTHTSDTPNRTFFSALATHPGKPLAHFQKLHISGLYSSPFIGEPFLPVASRPWFHSPYPLQYLFLRQRTQHHPRQPPISQVHFLNPLLLTPKKFAAGLLMYLRSLLTSTDIQHHSRTSLWGFACCPPTLNVDQKTRVEVDPLPFYTPDPPKVRELPEESWNVIVERGIHVDVGNKGPEGEGMSWMPDLKAAWVRYALVRVVKPGGVKLDQDGEIKERDVEIVDLEGFLYRVDLGFSKADADTVWRRMKEFEREMEEWPGQGGLGKGMPKVGVIGEKEARGLLADCLTDARST, encoded by the coding sequence ATGTCATCCAACTTCAAACCGTACTGGGTGAAAGCCAACAGCCAGacgccagcagcaccagatGCGTTGGTCGTCTACATCGTCGCAAAACTCGGCCTCAACGGCACAGGCCAACACTATCCTCTGGCAGTCGTCAAACGCGAAGGCGGCCTAGTAGATTTGGATGGCGTTCAAGGCAGAGATGTCCTTTCGGCCATTCTGGGTGCTGTCACTGTCTTTTCCGACCCATCGAACCACATCGGTATCCAGTCTGAACTCTCGCTCGCCGCCCAGTTTTACCAAGATCCCAGAAATGGGCTGCATCGAACAGAGCTCTCCAACACACCAACATGGATGAGGCAGTCCATTTCTCCGCAGTGGGAATGCGGTGTGCGCGAGTTCCCGTTTATCTCGACATGTCTTGTTCTCGGCGTGGCTTTTGACAGGGAGCGCGGAGTAGGCTTGTCTGTCCTGCCTGCACCACTGGGTACTATGTTTAGCAACACAAACATGGAGTATGCGATGGCTGTGGTGGACATCACTGACTTGAACGCAATCCGGTATGGGATCATTGCCTTTCGGTCAACCGTAATGATTCACGTATCAGAACGCCCTCGAGAAGTGGATGAATACAACGACTGGGGAGACAGTGACCCTTCAGGGCCGCGCGAGCTTCGTCTAGAAGAAAATAGGACACGCGAACCCCTTTCCGCCGCTGGGTATCTGACTAAATTTGAGTACGAGGCTTGCGATGACctggtgaagaagctcgacGAAGTTGAACTTATTGATCCGACAGTCTTGGACCTGATATGGCCGCTGACCACCGCTGCCTTGCCTGCCCTTTCCCTATTTCCGGCCGAGAAAGACGCTGAGTTGACCGCTCTCATCGACGCTTTACTTGAAAGTCAAAACCTTGATATGATATCCGAGACTCTTCTTACCCAACTTACCGGGACAGCGCACACCAAGTTTATACTTCGCCAACACCTAGAGAAGCGCTCCCAAGACATAGGCCATTTACCCAAAACAGGCCAACTACTCGGACTTGCCTTTACCAACGAACTACATCTCGACCTAGCATCTTTTAACaagctctcctccctctctgtcATCGCTGCTCTCGAAACCACCCCGGCGCCACCTGTCTCCCTCAGTCTCAACGTTGACACCCTTCACGACagctcaaccaccatcatcgacgcCCTCCTCACAAGACCAACCCTCAAATCTCTCTACCTTCTCCaatcacccacccacactTCCGACACCCCCAACAGGACCTTCTTTTCCGCCCTCGCCACTCACCCAGGCAAACCCCTAGCCCATTTTCAGAAATTACACATTTCCGGCCTTTACTCCTCCCCTTTCATCGGCGAACCTTTTCTCCCTGTTGCATCTCGCCCATGGTTTCATTCACCCTATCCTCTCCAATATCTTTTCCTCCGTCAACGaacccaacaccatccccgccaaccccccattTCCCAAGTCCACTTCCtcaacccactcctcctcacccctaAAAAGTTTGCggctgggttgttgatgtaTCTCCGCTCTTTGCTCACCTCCACCGATATACAACACCATAGTCGCACTTCCCTATGGGGCTTCGCCTGCTGTCCTCCCACCCTAAACGTCGACCAGAAAACAAGGGTGGAGGTTGACCCTCTCCCTTTCTATACTCCTGACCCACCAAAAGTGAGGGAACTACCAGAGGAGAGTTGGAACGTGATCGTGGAGAGAGGGATACATGTTGATGTCGGGAATAAAGGGccggaaggggaggggatgagtTGGATGCCGGATttgaaggctgcttgggTGAGGTATGCGCTTGTCAGGGTGGTCAAGCCTGGGGGGGTAAAGCTTGATCAGGATGGGGAAATAAAGGAGAGAGATGTGGAGATTGTTGATTTGGAGGGGTTTTTGTACCGGGTGGATCTAGGATTTTCTAAGGCGGATGCAGATActgtttggaggaggatgaaggagTTTGAacgggagatggaggagtggccggggcagggggggttgggtaaGGGGATGCCGAAGGTGGGAGTTAtaggggagaaggaggcgagggggttgttggcggaCTGTTTGACGGATGCGAGGAGCACATGA